The DNA region ATTTACTAAAGAACCTCcacaatttttatcaacttaaaattggcaacaaattaaatacaatctGCTCCATAATGAAagtataattgttttttttttttgtgtgaaaagtttcaacctatagcatCTGTtcttaatgatagctctttattaccagactaagacaccaatcagtttttagtgtaggcagagattgaacaccatatctcttattcaaccatcagttGAACTAACCCGAACCTACAAAGTATAATTATTTTAACTATTAACTACGTGCCTTCCATAGAATTAAACTGTTCGTTCTTCTTCTTGGGCCTGAGGCTTAATTTTTGGTCCAAATTCAAAGTTAGCCATAGATATTTGATATTTCCCACCCTGCAAAAGCTCAAACAGTAACTGTAATAGTAAGCCCAATGACCATTGGACATCTTTAGCTAAAGCCCAAAGAGTAGTACTACACGCATGAATATGATGTAGCTTCAGAAAGTCACGACTGTTTTATTTTGGGTAACATCTTGGAAGGCGTTTCTCACTTCCTCTTATGGAGGTTGTTTTGTCTTTGCCAGTGCCAGATAACAGCGATTTTGTTTAAGCCTTGGTACCAACACAAAGCCAAAGCCACTCAACAACTCTCTTTTCCATTTACCATTTGGTAAGACATCTCTCTATTATATTACATCTTCTCTTTTGGAATTTCACTTTGCGCTTATATGCAATAAAAATCCCATTTCAGTTCCAAGCTATGCAATTTCATCTTCATGCTATATGCTGCATTTATAAGCTATTATCCTCAAGTGAAAAAGAACCTTAATTTGGCAAAACCTTGAAGACCCAGATAGGGAATtgcaagaaacaaagaaaaaaaatttaggtatGGGGTTTATCACCACTGCAATGGCTGCATACAGATACTTTAGCACCAGTAGTATTGGGAAAAGCACAAAATTTGCACAAAATAGGTTTAGGAGTAAAACCAAGACCAAAAACAGTGAACCCAGAAAACCTAGGACCAGAATCAAGTGGACtgaccaacaaaaacaaatcatatcTGCCATTTCTGAGGGAAATTCAGTGTTCATCATGGGCTCGGCAGGAACTGGTAAAACATTATTGGTTAATCATATTATCAAACTGTTGAAAAAATGTCATCCCCGATCTGGGGTCTTTGTCACAGCGCCCACTGGCGTTGCTGCATGTGCTATTGGTGGACAAACACTGCACTCGTTTGCAGGCATTGGGCCTGGAGTGGGGGATCGCCACACTTTGCTAGATAGGGTTCTTTCAGATAAGAAGGCTTACAATAGGTGGAAAAAAGTTAAGGCATTAGTTGTTGATGAGATTAGCATGGTTGGTGCAGAGTTGTTTGAGAATCTTGAATTCATTGCGAGAGAGATACGTGGTGAAGATGAGGTGTGGGGTGGAATTCAGCTTGTTGTGAGTGGAGATTTCTTTCAGCTACCACCAGTTCTTTGTAAGCGGAATGCATCAGGCAAGGAGTTTGCATTCGAAGCTGACTGCTGGAATGCGagttttgattttcaatttgAGCTTACTGAGGTTTTTAGGCAATCAGATTTGCGATTTCTCAAGATGCTTCAGGGTATAAGGAGAGGGGAATGTGAACCTCAGGACATAGAATTTCTTGAACAATCTTGCTCGGTGACTGAGTCTGAGTCAGATCCTTCGGTGGTACAGCTATATCCATTGAATAAAGATGTGGAAACAGTAAATCAGATGAGGATGGAAGACTTGGCAGAGGAGGGTACTATATATTTAGCTGTTGATAGTGGTAACAATCCTTGGAAGAATCAACTCAAACAGGGAATAGCACCTGATGAGATTTTCCTCTGCGAAGGTGCAAGGGTGATGCTGATCAAGAATCTGAGTACTTGGCGTGGACTAGTGAATGGTGCCACTGGTACAATTATAGGATTTCAGGAGCCAGAGAATATGGATGTGACAGACATGTGTTATGATAACCTGCTACCAATAGTCAAATTTGATTCAGGGCTAACCATGGTGATTACACCAGCAAAGTGGGTTGTGATGGAGGGAGATTCAGTTGTTGCTGAAAGAAAGCAGATACCCCTCAGACTGTCATGGGCTCTAAGTATTCACAAGTGCCAGGGTATGACTCTTGATAAACTTCAAACCAATTTATCCGGTGCTTTTGGCTATGGAATGGTCTATGTAGCACTTTCCCGTGTGAGAAGCTTAGAAGGCCTTAAGTTACAAGGTTTTAGGCCTTCGAAGATTAAGGCACACCCAAAGGTTTTGCAATTctacaaagtttttgttagtgaACGAGATACAGAAGTCAAGCATGATGGTGCCAACAAGATCAGTGATCAGAGCAGTGAGGTAGCTCATGTTACAGACACGAGAAGCAATGGGGcaacaaaatatcatttttctctttctgaATTCCTGTCTTCgcgccaaaaaagaaaatgatagttTCAGATACTctgattttttcttctaattttgaGGTTCTTAGTAGGTTAGTTTAGTTGAGTTTACATGGtggtaaataattttgaatGCCTGAGTGACCAATTACAGCTTTTCTGTGGGATCTTAAAAATTACCTTTAGTCTTTACCAAGCCTCAGATTGGGGAATGCATCAATGTTTGTTAAAGAATAAGATAAATTGTGATTATTTATCCTTTGCTTTGGCCCTCAACTATTGATTACTCAATCCAATTGCTGGAGCGCATAAGGTATgcaaggaaaaaacaaaaggatCCCTCATTGCTACCATGATGAATGTTACTGCACAAACTTTTTAGCAAATACGTACACTGTCTTCCGTCAATCAATATGCAAATGTTGGATGtaatattttcattattgttCAACTTGACTGTGCATGCACATAGGTAGTATAGTACAAGTATCTGCACGTATTCATGTGCACATTTATGCATGTGTGTGTTAGGTCAAAGGTGCAGGAGGGGGAGGGAGCCGAGGGACTTCAAAAATGTCTTCTATTGTTGCTGAATATGGTGGATGTCCTACAGTAATGTTACAGCTTAAAACTACAATCACTAGAccttgatttatatatatatatatatatatatatatatatatatatatattttttttttttttttttttttttttaatttctctgtTGCATTTTTCCCCTCTATAAAACACATCGCTTGTGCACTATAACTCATAATAATACTTGGCTACTACTGCAAAACTACTACTATTGTTAATTTATTTGGTGGATTTCCATTAAGTGGTGATCAACTTGCCTTCCATTTGGGTTTGTGAAACATGAAAGTAGTGTATTTCTTTCTCATAATTTGTATGACCTTTAACAAAATAGATTATAGGGTTTGTTATGgctatctattttacactaacaagatatttgcaatatgcaccctaaacttcaaaattttacatttaataCCTTAATTCAACATTAATTTGCAATGTCCACTCTACCATCAAAATCTATGTTTTAATTAGCATATTAATAGGTAACTATTAATCCTAAATTATGAGGGTTCTTTGTAATGTGCAGCTTCAAatataaattgatatcttaATTTGAGACTAATTAACTTGTTAATAGgataatttaaaaatgaataaaatggtGGATGAACATTGCAAATTAATCTTGAATTGAATTGctgattacaaaattttataattaaataggCACACCTCTAATAAACACATAGTTTAGGGAAGAGGGCTTCAATTAACTCAAAATtataattctttcttttttccaattttctaAATTCTTGTTGGACTCCGTGGTGCTGCTCAAAAGCAATATGCATTTTGTCTCAAACTTTCCCATTCATCCATCTTCTGCTGACAATATAAGATTAGCTGCACGGTACTTTATACTTTTACATTAcctgacttttatttttttggttcaagtGGTAGCCTCTagggattgaaaaaaaaaaagaaaaaagattgaaGCAAGAGCAGAAGTAGGAGCCTGCTGTGTATTTGGTGTATATCTCTATGGGTTAACAAAGGAGGGACACACATACACACCTATGCACGCAGATGAAAAATGGGTCTCTAATCATGtagcattttattttcatttgacCTGTTAGACTATTAGTTAATTGGGATATGGAGAAAATATCCCAACTTTTTGATGACCAATATGCAGAAGATTTTGAAAGATGCCCATTCCAATTACCTATAGGCCTGATGAGTTTGTCTGGCTAGGGGGTAAAGGTGGTGAATTTTCAGTAAAGTCAGCATATAAATTGGACCTACAGCATAGACTCTCTCAAGTTTGTGGAAGAAGATATGAGCTATGGAGCTGGAAGTTTCATAAAAGACTCAAGATGTTATAGTAGAGAGTAGCTTCAGAAATCGGAAGTCCTGCCCCTTGGAGCTGGACTGGCAATTTTATCATAAGTCCTACCCCTTGAAACTAGATTGCAAATTTTATGAGATGAAAGTTAAAGATGTGTGTGGATAGGGCAGACGGCAGTATACAGGAGTTCTCTCCATTGATCATTGAGAGTGATTTTCAAACGGTAGTACCTACTATCATAATCTTGTTTGCAGTTGACATGAAAGATCTGGTTAGAACCCTCTTATCGGCTTGTGAATGCAATTTGATTGTTCATGCCCATTCTAAATGGGGCTTTGTAATAACCATGGTGGCTCTTTTATGCTGTAAGATTTTCCTCAGCGATTGTTGCGCTTTTGAGATGGCTCTTTGCaatcaaccccccccccccccccacacacacacaaaagcttCATTGACACTTGGTTTACAGGACGCATAATGTGGCCTTTAAGTTTGTCACCTGAGCACCTATGCAACCAGACCACCTTAGCATGGATGCAGCCTAAACTTACTATATAGTGTTAATTTACGAAGAAAAAATGTGATAAGATCCCCAAATTCTCAAATTCcctccaatttttatttagatgtaAAACATGTggtatttaaaaatcaaataaataccGCATGTCACACATGGCTAAAAATAGGAAGGAATTGGAGGGAAATCCTTTCCCCGAAAAATGTCAAACGTTCCTACTTCCCTTGTTGCATTGAAGAGTTGGAGAAACAACTGTGAGACTTGatataaactttatttattCCCGAATTGGAAAGCTGACATTATTTAATGACAATTCTTCCAAAAGAAGCTTATATCCATTGTGGAAGCAGGAAGGTATTTAGGTGGTAAAAGTTGACATCCAATCAGCTTAATCAAGTCTTGTTGGTCTGTCACCTATGCGTACATAATATTTCTGGTATAATGCACTGAGATTGGAACGTAAAGGTAGGGCTCTTCATTCCGATATATACTACCTTGGAATTGAAATAGGTAGTTATGAGAACAATTTAGAAGTTCTGAATAAAAAAAGATTCCAATGACATTGGAcagaagattttcttttttccaaaacaGTGCACATCGACATGAATGTACATATTTAATTTACCAAAGGAGAAAATCAACGACCTGTAGTTAAATGAAGGAAAACTCAATGCCAAACCAGCAGAAAACAatatacaaattatatatattggaaaATCTCATATTATCAACTTATCATACATTCAGCTTTTGAATCGTTCAAGTCACTCATCACTGGGAACACTTATAGCAAAATTGCACCAAAGAAGAAGATTGATAAAGGAACACGCAAAGAAAGTGGGGCTCCTGATGTCCTGTGCTTGACTTAGATTTTTGTACACGGCTCTGCCTTACCATCCAATTGAAGACTCTGTACCAAAGTTGAACAATCAAAATCACCTGAAGCATAAGTTTCATTGGACAGATCTCAGAACTTCTACACCTTAATTAACATCTAGAACCAATTAAAGTAACAAACTTCCAGTCAACCATAAGTTCAGATAGATTCATGAGAACATAAGAAAAGTCGGGTTCTTCAGACAAGTAATCGAGTAGGTGGGATCCAATATGTAACAACTGTGAACCTGTCATGCATCTATGTCTGTCCAAATTGTAGTCCTTGGCCCATAAGAACAAACTCAACATCCGAGAAAGACATTGTTTAACAAGTGAGATGAAATCAAGTCAAACCAGTATGTACTTTTGCACAACAGAAACCTGCCACAGAAAGCTTCCGAGCTTCAAGCTGGTAAAGAACTGAAATTCTGCACACATTAAGGCAATTATTACTCATCTGATTGTGGAGCTAGATGATCGGCTGCTTGGATTTAAACGATTCCTCTTCATAAAGGCCTCAAGATTCCGAAAACAGTTAATATCCCCAATCTGTGGATGATACAGGAGAATTCCAAAAGCTTAAGTGCAATAACCACCAattctcaggaaaaaaaaaaagtgcaataatCACCAAGATTGCCTGATAGCCCtgataaaaaacacacacacacacactacaaACATGCAAATCCACCACTTTACATGCACCAAGAAAACTAAACATtccagaaaattttgataaggAAACTCAAGCCAAGCCGgattggattttatttaaagAAGAGTTCAAAGTTgttggatttaaattttttatgcttttatgttaacttgttaaaaaaaaaaaaaaaaactttttattagtaagttacacatgcacctgGTAGGTTTCgaacccacaacctcatccTCTACCTTACTCTTACAAAGGAAGGACGTACTATATGacctagagctcattggcataACAAAGTTATTTCTATTACAACTAttacaaaaatgacattgaCAGCCTAGTGATAAGAGGGTTTGAATGAGCAGGTTCAAGTCCTCCCACATTTAAATTTTAGCACTTTTGTTCAGAAGTTAAAAGAGGGGCTAACAGCCTTATGACCTGCCACAAGTCATGCAGGTGAGCACCAATCCAGTTTTTGAATCAATCTGGGTATAATGGTATGACCAGACTGGAATTTAGGCCAGTTGACAGTTTGACCAGTACCACCAGCTGGTCCAATCTATTTTCTAAAAGCATGATTGTGGCTCTAGAACATTCACAAGTTCTAGACAAGGAGTAGACCATTTTTAGTGTATTGACTTATGACTTATCCATTGATTAGGAAGACAGTCACAACCAGCTTAATAAGTGCATTTGTAATTCAGATATTCATTTTCTTAACAAGTAGTTCAGGATTTTCCTATTTCCAACAACTCTACATGCGCATTTCAACTTCCATTCGGCAGCAATACATTTTCCTATTTTCATTAAGTCTTTGACACTGCTATGTCAGAAACCTCATAAAGACATCAAGGACCAACCATGACATTTTCCTCATTACAAGAACATCACTAGAAGTTAAGGTAAAGAGCATTTATCATGGTTCttacttcttttgttttctttacaaTAATGTGTAATGACAAGCTtcaaaaatattgataaaattcaggCTCACACAAACAGAGATAGATACACACAAAGAGTTCACACCTTCCAGCGCCTATTTTGAGCAAGTTGGTTATTAATGTCATCCAACCTCGCAATTATTTGCCTAAATGTTGGTCTCTTGAATGGTTCGTCTCTCCAACACTCCTGAATTAACCTGTAGACAAATCACAAGACCATGCTATTTCAGAGGAATAGTAAGAGAAAGGGAAGGAAATAAATTATTCCTAATGGAATGATACCAAGAAATCACATGTTCCTTGACTCCGGAACTGACAACTcagaattacaaaataaataaacaggaaaaatttatttgtggagggggaaaaaaagactACCCCTTTTGGAGGTACATATCAGCAACGAGCGTTGCATACAAGAAGATATTAGAAGATAAGAACAACAATATTTATTGATAATTACCCCTTCTTAATTAGTGTATGACTCAACATCTATTATTTCCTGGAATTCATTCAGCTGTTATCAAATGAACTTGAAGGACTTACTCTTTTAATCCATGTGCATAATTCTTGTTAGGAGCTCTAAATGGCGGGCGCTCATTTGAGACGTATAATTTAGGAACTTCGTTTTCTGGCTTTGTAGAAAATGGTGGGCACCCTTCAATCATCTAGAATAACAGCAGATGATAAATATTACTTTCAAGCCCTAATACTGAAATCCTTTATCAAAATTTGTGTACTTAGATACCACAGATGTTGTTCTTGTGCATTTATCACATTGTGTAGTAAATTAGAGTCCATTTACAATGAACgaaacaaaaatgaatgaaaagatccataaaatttaaatgaaatgagGTCAGATTATAATTCTTATGATTGGGAGTCACTAGAGAGCTAATATCGAATGAGTGGTACTTTTGTGTTGTATTCTTCTAGAAGAGTGTGGAGATGAAGTCTCCCAACCAGCTGTCATTTACAATGAACgaaacaaaaatgaatgaaaagatcCATATAATTTAGCTAAAATCGAATGAGTGGTACTTTTGTGTTGTATTCTTCTAGAAGAGTGTGGAGATGAAGTCTCCCAACCAGCTGTCATTGTCAAGAATATTCCTTATCAATTTGTAACTAACTCTCGTTTATAAGTGGATAGGGGCTAAGGGCTGTATAATTTTCTCAGCTCCTCTCTCTAAATTTTCTTCATTCACGTGGTACCAAATCAGGGGATTT from Castanea sativa cultivar Marrone di Chiusa Pesio chromosome 6, ASM4071231v1 includes:
- the LOC142638647 gene encoding uncharacterized protein LOC142638647 — protein: MGFITTAMAAYRYFSTSSIGKSTKFAQNRFRSKTKTKNSEPRKPRTRIKWTDQQKQIISAISEGNSVFIMGSAGTGKTLLVNHIIKLLKKCHPRSGVFVTAPTGVAACAIGGQTLHSFAGIGPGVGDRHTLLDRVLSDKKAYNRWKKVKALVVDEISMVGAELFENLEFIAREIRGEDEVWGGIQLVVSGDFFQLPPVLCKRNASGKEFAFEADCWNASFDFQFELTEVFRQSDLRFLKMLQGIRRGECEPQDIEFLEQSCSVTESESDPSVVQLYPLNKDVETVNQMRMEDLAEEGTIYLAVDSGNNPWKNQLKQGIAPDEIFLCEGARVMLIKNLSTWRGLVNGATGTIIGFQEPENMDVTDMCYDNLLPIVKFDSGLTMVITPAKWVVMEGDSVVAERKQIPLRLSWALSIHKCQGMTLDKLQTNLSGAFGYGMVYVALSRVRSLEGLKLQGFRPSKIKAHPKVLQFYKVFVSERDTEVKHDGANKISDQSSEVAHVTDTRSNGATKYHFSLSEFLSSRQKRK